One genomic segment of Rivularia sp. PCC 7116 includes these proteins:
- a CDS encoding S-layer homology domain-containing protein, which translates to MSNLNRWKSKCAAFMALGVTTAAVAPLVAPAPSFAQTTFYDVSSNYWAAPFIQELAQRGVIAGFPDGSFRPDAPVTRSQFAAMIRKAFNKSQERQPINFVDVSSNYWAYSAIQEAYSTGFLSGYPGRVFRPTQNIPREQVLVSLSNGLDYVASGNVQSTLGYYNDSYNISNYARSPIAAATEKRLVVNYPNTKFLSPKGTATRADVAAYIYQALVSTNQANAISSPYIVAIGNTNPGGGSIVTIPEGTVLPVKYDKAEKIMVTKDETAPLTLTISQNVITDTGSLVIPAGSRVVGKIQPANGGSQFVAQKLITTTGQEYNINASSGIITKTETVKKGTSTKGIIKNTALGAGAAAAVAAVTGDRAVATEEVLGGAAIGAITGIFFNKKSVDLIVIDPDTDLEMTIGRSFEVSYRR; encoded by the coding sequence ATGTCTAATCTAAATCGTTGGAAATCAAAATGTGCTGCATTTATGGCTTTAGGTGTTACAACAGCTGCTGTTGCACCTTTAGTTGCACCCGCACCTTCATTTGCTCAAACTACTTTCTATGATGTTTCATCTAACTATTGGGCAGCACCTTTCATTCAGGAATTAGCCCAAAGAGGAGTTATTGCTGGATTCCCTGATGGTAGCTTCCGTCCAGATGCACCGGTAACGCGCTCTCAATTTGCGGCTATGATTCGCAAAGCTTTCAACAAGAGCCAAGAGAGACAGCCAATTAACTTTGTTGACGTTTCATCTAACTATTGGGCTTACAGTGCAATTCAAGAAGCTTACAGCACTGGTTTCTTGTCTGGATATCCTGGAAGAGTTTTCCGCCCTACTCAAAATATTCCTCGCGAGCAGGTTTTGGTGTCTCTTTCCAACGGTTTAGATTATGTTGCCAGCGGTAACGTTCAAAGCACTTTGGGATATTACAACGATAGCTATAACATCTCTAATTATGCTCGTAGCCCTATCGCCGCAGCTACAGAGAAGCGATTAGTTGTTAACTATCCCAATACAAAATTCCTCAGCCCTAAAGGAACTGCAACCCGCGCAGATGTGGCAGCTTATATTTACCAAGCTTTAGTTAGCACCAATCAAGCTAACGCTATTAGCTCTCCTTACATCGTAGCTATCGGTAATACTAATCCTGGTGGTGGTTCAATCGTGACTATTCCCGAAGGAACCGTTCTTCCAGTTAAATACGATAAAGCAGAAAAAATTATGGTTACAAAGGACGAAACAGCGCCTTTGACTTTAACCATCTCGCAAAACGTAATTACCGACACCGGAAGTTTAGTTATTCCGGCAGGCTCTCGTGTTGTAGGTAAAATTCAACCGGCAAACGGTGGTTCCCAGTTCGTAGCTCAAAAACTAATTACCACAACCGGACAGGAATATAACATTAACGCTAGTTCTGGAATAATTACTAAGACTGAAACCGTTAAAAAAGGTACTAGCACTAAAGGTATTATCAAAAATACCGCTTTAGGTGCTGGTGCTGCTGCTGCTGTCGCTGCTGTAACTGGCGATCGTGCTGTCGCAACTGAAGAGGTTCTAGGTGGTGCAGCCATCGGTGCAATAACTGGTATATTCTTCAATAAGAAGAGTGTAGACTTGATTGTTATCGACCCCGATACCGATTTAGAAATGACCATCGGTAGAAGTTTCGAGGTTTCATATCGCCGTTAA
- a CDS encoding DUF3611 family protein encodes MSEQFDNPSTSSKIRSIGQIFRITGWISFVLQLVLGVVSSLLLLVFSIRPPGSPSSSAETGFGVFLAVCGIVALGISIYLAFRCKNIGRQLQSTNPSNRPRKVETVKTLQLALTVNLVGMLLTLLGAQAIVGSLVFKAARQVGVVSFSSANTFITAQDMFVVQANANTITAHFVGLAASIWLLNRITK; translated from the coding sequence ATGTCAGAACAGTTCGACAATCCGTCAACATCATCCAAAATCCGTTCTATCGGACAGATTTTTCGTATTACAGGTTGGATTAGTTTTGTATTGCAACTGGTGCTGGGTGTTGTCTCTAGTTTACTGTTATTAGTTTTTTCAATTCGCCCACCAGGCAGTCCCTCAAGCAGTGCTGAAACTGGCTTTGGGGTATTTTTAGCCGTCTGCGGGATAGTAGCTTTAGGAATAAGTATTTATTTAGCATTTCGCTGTAAAAATATTGGTAGACAACTGCAATCTACCAACCCGAGTAACCGTCCTCGCAAAGTAGAGACGGTAAAGACTTTACAGTTAGCTTTAACGGTAAATTTAGTCGGAATGCTGTTGACGTTACTAGGAGCGCAAGCCATTGTGGGTTCTTTGGTATTCAAAGCTGCGCGTCAAGTTGGTGTCGTCTCTTTTTCGAGCGCTAATACATTTATTACAGCTCAAGATATGTTTGTAGTCCAGGCAAATGCGAATACAATTACGGCCCATTTTGTAGGGCTAGCAGCGTCGATATGGTTGTTAAATCGTATCACCAAGTGA
- the rseP gene encoding RIP metalloprotease RseP, with translation MSVLAAIAVLAVLIFVHELGHFLAARTQGIHVNRFSLGFGPVLLKYQGSETEYAVRAFPLGGFVGFPDDDPDSKIEPDDPNLLRNRPILDRAIVISAGVIANLIFAYFLLVSQVGFVGIPQATQPGVLIKELAPQVSKAAESAGIKPGDVILAAEGTEFGKSLQGIEQLRDIIKSHPGEAIELLINRKDQNLNLSVVPEAKSAGGSIGVGLSPNGKVERRAAKGIVEAFSVGATEFQNIISQTVQGFGKLVTNFGETASQVAGPVKIVKIGANIAQNDTGSLFFFAALISINLAFINILPLPALDGGQLAFLLIEGVRGKPLPNRIQEGVMQTGLVLLLGLGILILVKETSQLEWVQKLFG, from the coding sequence ATGTCAGTTTTAGCGGCGATCGCAGTGTTGGCTGTACTAATCTTTGTTCATGAGCTAGGACATTTTCTTGCAGCAAGAACTCAAGGTATCCATGTTAATCGCTTTTCTCTGGGTTTTGGTCCAGTACTTTTAAAGTATCAAGGTTCCGAAACAGAGTATGCGGTGCGTGCTTTTCCTTTGGGTGGTTTTGTTGGGTTTCCGGATGACGATCCTGACAGTAAGATTGAACCAGATGACCCGAATTTGCTGCGTAACCGTCCTATCTTAGATAGAGCGATTGTCATTAGCGCTGGGGTAATCGCAAACTTAATTTTTGCTTATTTTCTGCTGGTTTCTCAGGTTGGTTTTGTGGGAATACCGCAAGCTACTCAACCGGGAGTTTTAATTAAAGAGCTTGCTCCACAGGTTAGTAAAGCTGCTGAATCTGCTGGAATTAAACCCGGAGACGTAATTCTTGCCGCAGAAGGTACGGAGTTCGGTAAATCGCTCCAAGGGATAGAACAGTTAAGGGATATTATCAAAAGTCATCCAGGGGAAGCAATTGAACTGCTTATTAATAGAAAAGACCAAAATCTCAATTTATCGGTAGTTCCCGAAGCTAAATCTGCTGGTGGAAGTATCGGCGTTGGTTTGTCTCCCAACGGTAAGGTAGAACGTCGTGCGGCTAAAGGTATTGTAGAAGCGTTTAGCGTTGGCGCAACCGAGTTTCAAAATATTATTTCCCAAACAGTTCAAGGTTTTGGTAAATTAGTCACAAATTTTGGTGAAACAGCCTCTCAAGTCGCAGGACCAGTTAAAATCGTTAAAATTGGTGCCAATATCGCTCAAAATGATACGGGTAGTTTATTCTTCTTCGCAGCATTAATTAGCATCAACTTGGCTTTCATCAATATTTTGCCTTTACCTGCTTTAGATGGGGGACAACTAGCTTTTCTGTTAATTGAAGGAGTACGCGGTAAGCCCTTACCAAATCGTATCCAAGAAGGTGTAATGCAAACTGGTTTAGTGCTACTTTTAGGATTAGGAATTTTGATATTAGTTAAGGAAACCAGTCAGTTGGAATGGGTGCAGAAGTTGTTCGGGTGA
- the nth gene encoding endonuclease III — MGAEVVRVSTNRKSKSKKQRAHCILVRLKRLYPDATCSLTYSTPVQLLVATILSAQCTDERVNKVTPELFRQFPDAESLGNAPIEELETLVRSTGFYRNKAKNIKAACQMIVRDFDSKVPRTMEQLLLLPGVARKTANVVMAHAFGINAGVTVDTHVNRLSQRLGLTKHEDAVRIERDLMKLLPQADWENWSIRLIYHGRAVCKARNPACEQCELADLCPTAPKISPQNANIDVISSAVR; from the coding sequence ATGGGTGCAGAAGTTGTTCGGGTGAGTACTAATCGCAAAAGTAAAAGTAAAAAGCAGCGGGCGCACTGTATTTTGGTGCGCCTCAAGCGTTTGTATCCGGATGCAACTTGTTCTTTGACTTATTCCACGCCGGTACAGCTACTGGTGGCAACTATTCTTTCCGCTCAATGTACTGATGAAAGAGTAAATAAAGTAACGCCAGAATTGTTTCGTCAATTCCCTGATGCCGAAAGTTTGGGGAATGCACCAATTGAAGAACTTGAAACTTTAGTGCGTTCTACAGGATTTTATCGTAATAAAGCCAAGAATATAAAAGCCGCCTGTCAGATGATAGTTAGAGATTTTGACAGTAAAGTTCCTCGAACGATGGAACAATTATTGCTGCTTCCTGGAGTAGCACGGAAAACAGCAAATGTAGTTATGGCTCATGCTTTTGGTATTAATGCTGGAGTCACGGTTGATACTCACGTTAATCGTCTTAGTCAAAGACTAGGTTTGACAAAGCATGAAGATGCAGTTCGCATTGAAAGAGATTTGATGAAATTATTACCGCAGGCTGATTGGGAAAATTGGTCTATTCGGTTGATTTATCATGGCAGAGCCGTATGTAAAGCCCGTAATCCTGCTTGCGAGCAATGTGAATTAGCTGATTTATGTCCAACTGCCCCAAAAATTTCTCCTCAAAATGCAAATATTGATGTCATAAGTAGTGCAGTTCGGTAG
- a CDS encoding DUF3155 domain-containing protein, which translates to MARRRKRKSRRRQEGRRILEHVPQYSIESGEDKPVTAARKFIQAEGILPPALLLVKRNEHTTDRYFWAEKGLFGAQYVEENHFLFPSLRTMEPSSIPEVLAVAAAR; encoded by the coding sequence TTGGCAAGGAGAAGGAAGCGCAAAAGCCGTCGTCGTCAGGAAGGACGACGTATTTTAGAACACGTGCCTCAATATAGCATCGAAAGTGGTGAGGATAAACCTGTGACGGCAGCAAGAAAGTTTATTCAAGCTGAAGGTATTCTTCCACCTGCTTTATTGCTAGTAAAGCGTAACGAACATACAACAGACCGTTATTTTTGGGCTGAAAAAGGTCTGTTTGGCGCTCAGTACGTTGAGGAAAATCACTTTCTGTTTCCTAGTTTAAGAACAATGGAACCATCTTCTATTCCTGAAGTATTAGCCGTTGCAGCTGCTCGATAA
- the serS gene encoding serine--tRNA ligase, producing the protein MLDIKQIRENPQLILERLKNRGENYDIQPIVDLNQRQRDLETTRSQIQARSNEIGKLVGQKIKSGTNPQDAEIKELRDEGNSLKAKLSEFEPQEKEIKAEIDQRVLALPNLPSESTPIGKSEEENVEVRRWGDEYLPQNSGIIPHWEIGEKLGILNFERAVKIAQSRFVALIGAGAALERALIQFMLNRQVEAGYVEVVPPFLINSESLTATGQLPKFAEDSFKCAEDDLWLTPTAEVPLTNLYRNEILSTEDLPIYHCAYTPCFRREAGSYGRDMRGLIRLHQFNKVELVKLVSPETSFDELEKLLNNAEAILQALQLPYRVIELCTGDLGFSATKTYDIEVWLPSSGKYREISSCSNCGDFQARRGNIRFKSAGKKGTQFVHTLNGSGLAVGRTMAAILENYQQPDGTLHVPQVLQPYLGGKEILEV; encoded by the coding sequence GTGCTAGATATCAAGCAAATACGGGAAAATCCCCAATTAATTCTAGAAAGGTTGAAGAATCGAGGCGAGAATTACGATATTCAGCCAATTGTTGATTTAAATCAACGACAGCGCGATTTAGAGACAACCAGAAGTCAAATTCAAGCTCGTAGTAACGAAATTGGTAAGTTAGTAGGACAAAAAATTAAGTCAGGTACTAACCCTCAAGATGCAGAAATTAAAGAATTACGAGACGAAGGAAATTCTCTTAAAGCAAAACTAAGCGAATTTGAACCGCAAGAGAAAGAGATTAAAGCTGAAATTGACCAAAGAGTGCTTGCACTTCCTAATTTGCCTAGCGAGTCTACACCTATTGGCAAGAGCGAAGAAGAGAATGTAGAAGTGCGACGTTGGGGTGATGAATATTTACCTCAAAACTCAGGTATTATTCCTCATTGGGAAATCGGTGAAAAGTTAGGAATTCTTAACTTTGAACGAGCCGTCAAAATCGCACAAAGTCGTTTTGTTGCTTTGATTGGTGCTGGTGCAGCTTTGGAAAGGGCATTAATTCAATTTATGCTCAATCGTCAAGTGGAAGCTGGGTATGTTGAAGTAGTGCCTCCCTTTTTGATTAATAGTGAATCTTTAACAGCTACGGGACAACTGCCCAAATTCGCCGAAGACAGCTTTAAATGTGCTGAGGATGATTTATGGCTTACCCCTACAGCAGAAGTTCCTTTAACAAATCTTTACCGTAATGAAATTCTTAGTACGGAAGATTTACCGATATATCACTGCGCTTATACTCCTTGTTTTCGTCGCGAAGCGGGAAGTTACGGGCGCGATATGCGGGGATTAATTCGCTTGCATCAATTTAATAAAGTTGAGTTAGTAAAATTAGTTAGTCCAGAAACCTCTTTTGACGAACTAGAAAAATTACTTAATAATGCCGAAGCTATTTTACAAGCTTTGCAATTACCTTATCGAGTCATCGAACTTTGTACTGGAGATTTAGGATTTTCCGCCACAAAAACTTACGATATAGAAGTTTGGCTGCCTTCAAGTGGTAAGTATCGTGAAATTTCCAGTTGTTCTAATTGTGGGGACTTTCAAGCGAGAAGAGGTAATATTCGTTTCAAGTCAGCCGGTAAAAAAGGAACCCAATTTGTTCATACACTTAATGGTTCCGGATTAGCAGTAGGGCGAACTATGGCAGCTATTTTGGAAAACTACCAACAACCCGACGGTACCCTGCACGTTCCACAAGTTTTGCAGCCCTACTTAGGTGGTAAGGAAATTTTAGAAGTTTAG
- a CDS encoding sensor histidine kinase KdpD, with the protein MIVSASSEFVALCREQLTLLATGLGASLSVVYLTQELAEVSPHEGEAELIPVAVYPETGVVGLEHQIALPSVNRYLLNPSSELSGSQSNQTRANQEQENHQEYLMGSDQIVLPLVHEDVMMGLLVTGREDRAWKESERTQIENVAQSLAIACIMDRRRAWLASQLHQHQIMQEKQLDLMDNLLHQFRNPLTALRTFGKLLTKRLLPKDANSEVALSIVRESDRLKELLQKFDEAIDLTPEDLLPAKLLPKNQVEVEATVEENKPLLLLNGAEQEIFEFDLNEVLQPLLISAKAIAQERSLKLITEIDNTVFLVRGNSQALREVLSNIVDNALKYTPAGGKILIESIKDKANFSGIAISDNGPGIPKKDLDHLGERGYRGVQAETEIPGSGLGLAIAKQLIEQMQGEMEVFSPATRFAINKSSDASGTTFIVRLPEAK; encoded by the coding sequence ATGATCGTTTCTGCTAGTTCAGAGTTTGTTGCTCTGTGCCGAGAACAATTGACGTTGCTAGCGACAGGGTTAGGAGCATCTTTAAGCGTCGTATATTTGACGCAAGAATTGGCAGAGGTTTCACCACATGAAGGGGAAGCCGAGTTAATCCCCGTTGCGGTTTATCCAGAAACTGGGGTGGTAGGACTCGAACATCAAATAGCTTTACCATCTGTAAATCGTTATTTGTTGAATCCGTCCTCCGAATTAAGTGGTTCGCAATCTAATCAAACGCGGGCAAATCAAGAGCAGGAAAACCATCAAGAATATTTGATGGGCAGCGACCAAATTGTTTTACCTTTGGTTCACGAAGATGTAATGATGGGTTTATTGGTAACGGGTAGAGAAGACCGTGCCTGGAAGGAAAGCGAACGGACTCAAATTGAAAATGTAGCTCAAAGTTTAGCAATTGCTTGCATTATGGATCGCAGGCGTGCTTGGCTGGCTTCTCAGCTACATCAACATCAAATCATGCAAGAAAAACAGTTAGATTTGATGGATAATTTGTTGCATCAATTTCGCAACCCTTTAACGGCTTTGCGAACTTTTGGAAAGCTGTTGACGAAGCGATTGCTGCCGAAAGATGCCAATAGTGAAGTGGCTTTGTCTATAGTGAGAGAAAGCGATAGGCTCAAAGAATTGCTACAAAAATTTGATGAAGCAATCGACTTGACTCCGGAGGATTTACTTCCAGCTAAATTACTGCCAAAAAATCAGGTTGAAGTAGAAGCAACTGTAGAAGAAAATAAGCCTCTACTGTTATTAAATGGGGCGGAACAAGAAATTTTTGAATTTGATTTGAATGAGGTTTTGCAGCCGCTATTAATATCTGCTAAGGCGATAGCTCAAGAGCGTTCTTTAAAACTAATCACTGAAATTGATAATACTGTATTTTTGGTGCGAGGTAATTCTCAAGCATTACGAGAGGTGTTAAGTAATATCGTAGATAATGCTTTGAAATACACTCCCGCAGGTGGTAAAATTTTAATTGAATCGATAAAAGATAAAGCTAATTTTTCAGGAATTGCTATTAGCGATAACGGTCCGGGAATTCCAAAAAAAGATTTAGACCATCTTGGAGAAAGGGGCTATCGGGGAGTACAGGCTGAAACTGAAATTCCCGGCTCCGGATTGGGATTAGCTATAGCTAAACAGTTGATAGAACAAATGCAGGGTGAAATGGAAGTTTTCAGCCCTGCGACTCGTTTTGCTATTAATAAATCATCGGATGCTTCTGGAACTACTTTTATCGTTCGTTTACCAGAAGCGAAATAA
- a CDS encoding PadR family transcriptional regulator, producing MKLEDIYQFFENPPPTYLCQELAVCYILSVLQQGESYGTELIQKLETEYPTYRLSDTVLYSAIKFLEDQKAITGYWKKLEGRGRPRRMYQVSPEWQTQAQDLARLWHEYIKRRTI from the coding sequence ATGAAACTTGAGGATATATATCAATTCTTTGAAAATCCTCCGCCAACCTACCTCTGTCAGGAACTAGCTGTTTGTTATATCTTGTCTGTTTTGCAACAAGGGGAATCTTACGGCACCGAGTTAATCCAAAAGCTGGAGACTGAATATCCAACTTATCGACTTTCGGATACCGTGCTATACAGTGCGATAAAGTTTCTTGAAGACCAGAAAGCAATTACTGGTTATTGGAAGAAGCTTGAAGGACGCGGTCGTCCCCGACGGATGTACCAAGTTTCCCCTGAATGGCAAACTCAAGCCCAAGATCTAGCTCGTCTTTGGCATGAATACATTAAGCGGAGAACAATTTAG
- a CDS encoding conjugal transfer protein TrbI → MTGFHRWKSGTAAFLALSITTAAAAPILISTPATAQAIFGQSRRVSIPEGVTLPVTFDKEKVVVTPDETSDLTLTVARNIIDSERNILIPRGSELVGRLEPATFNGEKGSQFVARELVFPDGNKQNIDATSAVVTNKETIKRGASTGRVLTDAAYGTAAATVISLITGNNKIETLEPLAGAAAGAIASILLNRKQVEVVVINPQNDLDVTLRSNLLLSRF, encoded by the coding sequence ATGACTGGCTTTCATCGTTGGAAATCTGGAACCGCTGCATTTTTGGCATTAAGCATTACAACTGCTGCGGCTGCACCTATCTTGATATCAACCCCTGCTACCGCACAAGCTATTTTTGGACAATCAAGAAGGGTTTCTATTCCTGAAGGTGTGACACTTCCTGTTACTTTTGACAAAGAAAAAGTTGTTGTTACACCTGATGAAACTTCTGATTTAACTTTAACAGTTGCCAGAAATATTATTGATAGCGAGCGTAACATATTAATCCCTCGTGGTAGCGAACTTGTAGGCAGATTAGAACCAGCAACTTTCAACGGTGAAAAAGGTTCTCAATTTGTTGCTAGAGAGTTAGTTTTCCCCGACGGTAACAAGCAGAATATCGATGCAACTTCTGCGGTAGTTACTAATAAAGAAACAATCAAAAGAGGTGCTAGTACGGGTAGAGTTTTAACAGATGCTGCTTATGGTACTGCTGCTGCAACTGTAATTTCATTGATAACCGGAAATAACAAAATCGAAACCCTAGAGCCTCTAGCTGGTGCTGCTGCGGGTGCTATAGCAAGTATTCTACTAAATCGCAAACAAGTAGAGGTTGTAGTTATCAACCCTCAAAACGACTTAGATGTCACCTTGCGTTCTAATTTATTACTATCTCGCTTTTAG
- a CDS encoding cofactor assembly of complex C subunit B, translated as MDTAILPSTLLLTLLMSVGLIFFIRASTKDRIETARLVSQLPEASLMPQLKEYFRARSYRVAAIDPQQNKVTMTGFVKPSWFLAIFLTILAAVGFMSLSLVLSLLFSSQSLLLYGIVLLSPVGGIFYWNKAGRIENVSLTVEGNDSEENAKITVTAHRDEIISLEEALQLKRA; from the coding sequence ATGGATACTGCTATTCTGCCATCCACGTTGTTGCTAACTTTATTAATGTCGGTCGGATTAATTTTCTTTATTAGGGCTTCTACTAAAGACCGAATAGAAACAGCACGACTGGTATCCCAACTCCCGGAAGCCTCTTTAATGCCTCAATTAAAGGAGTATTTTCGAGCGCGATCTTATCGAGTGGCAGCGATAGATCCGCAACAAAATAAAGTAACTATGACTGGCTTTGTAAAACCCAGTTGGTTTTTAGCCATATTTTTGACTATTCTTGCCGCTGTTGGTTTTATGAGCCTATCTTTAGTTTTATCTTTGCTTTTTTCCAGCCAAAGCCTTCTGCTTTACGGGATAGTCTTACTATCCCCTGTAGGCGGCATTTTTTATTGGAATAAGGCTGGAAGGATAGAAAATGTATCGCTGACGGTTGAAGGTAACGACAGCGAAGAAAATGCCAAAATTACTGTAACTGCTCACAGAGATGAAATTATCTCCTTAGAAGAGGCACTACAGCTAAAAAGAGCATAG